The proteins below are encoded in one region of Knoellia sp. S7-12:
- a CDS encoding PadR family transcriptional regulator produces the protein MDATQLVKGVLDLAVLAVVAREDGYGYDVVRRLRAAGLEDVGDASVYGTLRRLYSAGALTSYVVPSDEGPHRKYYGINAQGRDALASQGKTWAAFAGTMAGLLDEAGVRT, from the coding sequence ATGGACGCCACACAGCTCGTCAAGGGAGTGCTCGACCTCGCGGTCCTCGCCGTCGTCGCCCGCGAGGACGGCTACGGCTACGACGTCGTTCGTCGCCTTCGGGCCGCCGGGCTCGAGGACGTCGGGGACGCATCGGTCTATGGCACGCTTCGTCGCCTCTACAGCGCAGGGGCGCTCACGTCCTACGTCGTTCCGAGCGACGAGGGCCCCCACCGCAAGTATTACGGGATCAACGCGCAGGGCCGCGACGCCCTCGCCAGCCAGGGCAAGACCTGGGCCGCCTTCGCAGGGACGATGGCCGGCCTCCTCGACGAGGCAGGAGTGCGCACGTGA